One Panicum virgatum strain AP13 chromosome 3N, P.virgatum_v5, whole genome shotgun sequence DNA segment encodes these proteins:
- the LOC120664297 gene encoding FCS-Like Zinc finger 8-like — MLLRRVAADDGAGAGAGVGRPRLFAVPRLLVGLGAPKCGGPDCDSPTAARSPTSPLDLRPFAALGGLLLRSPRSPRSWDSHRVGLGGLVDDALAEPAPGARNRLLGPQMRHPFKLPQRLAKSFTTQPRDCGQAASPVLGNVRTAAGAGAGASAAGKPVPCSRSYGDVKSGPEVTAPGGGAQPGASRHPADLGKFGASGSLPASIGGPRLYIGSVSATEVEQSEDYTCIIAHGPNPKTTRIFGDCILEPRTVESMDAMEVKEGAESYWLVKCFDDGEVGEEFQSSCVSCKKLDGNDSCIYRGEKAFSSGNCRDNEILTEEDENIAAISSLSSAGSSSSLNDDIFMAEMVVLTAPVDVHLP; from the exons ATGCTGCTCaggagggtggcggcggacgacggcgccggggcgggcgcgggcgtaGGGAGGCCGCGGCTCTTCGCCGTGCCCAGGCTGCTGGTCGGGCTCGGGGCGCCCAAGTGCGGCGGCCCGGACTGCGactcgccgacggcggcgcgcagccCGACGTCGCCGCTCGACCTCAGGCCCTTCGCCGCGCTCGGCGGCTTGCTGCTCCGGTCGCCGCGCTCGCCAAGGAGCTGGGACTCGCACCGCGTCGGGCTCGGTGGCCTCGTCGACGACGCCCTCGCCGAGCCGGCCCCCGGCGCAAGGAACCGCCTGCTGGGGCCCCAGATGCGGCACCCGTTCAAGCTGCCGCAACGCCTCGCCAAATCCTTCACCACCCAGCCGAGAGACTGCGGCCAGGCTGCGTCCCCGGTGCTCGGGAATGTGAGGAccgccgctggcgccggcgccggcgccagcgccgccggcaaGCCGGTGCCGTGCAGCAGGTCCTACGGGGATGTGAAGTCTGGTCCAGAGGTCACCGCGCCCGGTGGCGGCGCTCAGCCCGGCGCGAGCAGGCATCCTGCCGATCTCGGCAAGTTCGGGGCGTCCGGGTCCCTGCCGGCGTCGATCGGCGGCCCGCGCCTGTACATCGGGTCCGTGTCCGCGACGGAGGTGGAGCAGTCGGAGGACTACACCTGCATCATTGCGCACGGTCCTAACCCGAAGACTACTCGCATCTTTGGGGACTGCATCTTGGAGCCCCGCACTGTTGAGAGCATGGATGCCATGGAAGTGAAGGAAGGAGCAGAGTCCTACTGGCTGGTGAAGTGCTtcgacgacggcgaggtcggcgaGGAGTTCCAAAGCTCCTGCGTCTCTTGCAAGAAGCTGGATGGCAATGACTCCTGCATTTACCG TGGTGAGAAGGCTTTCTCCAGTGGGAACTGCAGGGATAATGAAATCCTTACTGAAGAGGATGAGAACATCGCAGCAATATCCTCCCTCAGCTCAGCTggctcatcttcttccttgaaCGATGACATATTCATGGCCGAAATGGTTGTGCTGACTGCACCAGTTGACGTCCACCTCCCCTGA
- the LOC120664298 gene encoding heat shock 70 kDa protein 15-like, with amino-acid sequence MSVVGFDLGNESCIVAVARQRGIDVVLNEESKRETPAIVCFGDKQRFIGTAGSASSTMNPKNSISQIKRLLGRKFSDPELQNDLAVFPFRVTEGPDGFPLVRVRFLGEERTFTPTQLLAMVLSNLKGIAEGNLNAAVVDCCIGIPVYFSDLQRRAVLDAATIAGLRPLRLFHETTATALAYGIYKTDLPEHDQLNVAFVDVGHASMQVSIVGYKKGQLKMLSHAYDRSLGGRDFDEALFKHFAAKFKEEYKIDVYQNARACLRLRVACEKLKKVLSANPEAPLNIECLMDEKDVRGFIKREEFEQISAPVLERVKGPLEKALAEAGLTTENVHFVEVVGSGSRVPAIIKIITGFFGKEPRRTMNASECVARGCALQCAILSPTFKVREFQVNDGFPFSIVLSWKSDSQNSAPQHTVVFPKGNAIPSVKALTFYRSSTFEVDVLYVDTGDSQIQQKISTYTIGPFQPSKGEKAKLKVKIRLNIHGIVTVDSAMMLEEDVEVPVSSVNEALKDATRMDTDDAPSDPSGTDVNMQEPKSADTTEGGATAAENGAQDPEEKSVPMETDAKVEPSKKKVKKISVPVNELVYGALPAAELEKAVEKEYEMALQDRVMEETKEKKNAVEAYVYDMRNKLYDKYNDFVTPEEKEALIARLQEVEDWLYEDGEDETKGVYIAKLEELKKIGDPIEARYKEWTERGSAVDQLVYCINSFREAALSNDQKFEHIDISEKQKVINECSEAENWLRERKQQQDALPKFANPVLLVSDLKKKAETLDRFCKPIMTKPKPAPKPQTPPPQTPPQTETQAQEPQTPEQQQNGAGATGEPASEGGAQEASGEQMDTDKPENFAEASA; translated from the exons ATGAGCGTGGTGGGGTTCGACCTTGGCAATGAGAGCTGCATCGTCGCCGTCGCGCGGCAGCGCGGCATCGATGTGGTCCTCAACGAGGAGTCGAAGCGGGAGACCCCAGCCATCGTCTGCTTCGGGGACAAGCAGCGGTTCATCGGCACCGCCGGCTCCGCGTCCTCTACCATGAACCCCAAGAACTCAATCTCGCAGATCAAGCGATTGCTGGGACGCAAGTTCTCTGACCCTGAGCTGCAAAATGATCTCGCCGTCTTCCCGTTCCGTGTCACGGAGGGCCCCGACGGGTTTCCCCTGGTCCGTGTGCGGTTCCTGGGCGAGGAGCGGACGTTCACCCCCACCCAGCTGCTTGCCATGGTGCTGTCGAATCTGAAGGGCATTGCTGAGGGTAACTTGAATGCTGCGGTTGTGGACTGCTGCATCGGTATCCCAGTGTACTTCAGTGATCTTCAGCGCAGGGCTGTTCTGGATGCTGCCACTATTGCGGGTCTCCGTCCATTGCGGTTGTTCCATGAGACAACTGCCACAGCGTTGGCTTATGGTATTTACAAGACTGATCTCCCAGAGCATGACCAGCTCAACGTTGCATTTGTTGATGTCGGTCATGCTAGCATGCAGGTCAGCATTGTAGGTTACAAGAAGGGACAGCTCAAGATGCTGTCGCATGCATATGACCGTTCTCTTGGTGGGAGGGACTTTGATGAGGCTCTCTTTAAGCACTTTGCGGCCAAGTTCAAAGAGGAGTATAAGATCGATGTGTACCAGAATGCCCGTGCATGCCTTAGATTGCGTGTAGCGTGTGAGAAGCTGAAGAAGGTGCTCAGCGCCAACCCTGAGGCACCACTGAATATAGAGTGTTTGATGGACGAGAAGGATGTGCGGGGGTTCATCAAGAGGGAGGAGTTTGAACAGATTAGTGCCCCAGTGCTGGAACGTGTGAAGGGGCCATTGGAGAAGGCACTGGCTGAAGCTGGCTTGACAACAGAAAATGTTCACTTTGTTGAAGTTGTTGGTTCTGGTTCTCGTGTTCCAGCCATAATCAAGATAATTACAGGATTTTTTGGGAAGGAGCCAAGGAGGACTATGAATGCTAGTGAGTGTGTTGCACGAGGATGTGCTCTTCAGTGTGCTATTCTCAGCCCCACTTTTAAAGTGCGGGAGTTTCAG GTTAATGATGGGTTTCCTTTCTCAATTGTATTGTCATGGAAGTCAGATTCCCAGAACAGTGCACCCCAGCATACCGTTGTATTCCCAAAGGGGAATGCTATTCCCAGCGTTAAAGCTCTGACCTTCTATAGATCAAGTACATTTGAAGTTGATGTTTTGTACGTTGACACGGGCGACTCACAAATTCAACAAAAAATAAGCACTTACACA ATTGGCCCTTTCCAACCCTCCAAAGGTGAGAAGGCTAAACTGAAAGTTAAAATTCGTCTCAACATCCATGGGATTGTAACAGTTGATTCAGCAATG ATGCTGGAGGAGGATGTGGAAGTTCCAGTTTCATCTGTGAATGAAGCTCTGAAGGATGCCACAAGGATGGACACAGATGATGCACCAAGTGATCCTTCTGGAACGGACGTGAATATGCAGGAGCCTAAAAGTGCTGATACCACTGAGGGGGGCGCTACTGCAGCTGAGAATGGAGCACAAGATCCTGAGGAAAAATCTGTCCCAATGGAAACTGATGCAAAG GTTGAGCCATCGAAAAAGAAAGTTAAGAAAATTTCTGTTCCAGTCAATGAGTTGGTCTATGGTGCATTGCCCGCTGCTGAACTGGAAAAGGCTGTAGAGAAGGAGTATGAGATGGCTCTTCAGGACAGGGTAATGGAAGAAACCAAGGAGAAGAAAAATGCTGTGGAGGCTTATGTCTATGACATGCGTAACAAG CTCTACGACAAGTACAACGATTTTGTCACACCAGAGGAGAAGGAAGCGCTGATTGCTAGGCTTCAGGAGGTTGAAGATTGGTTGTATGAAGATGGTGAGGATGAGACAAAGGGGGTCTATATTGCTAAACTCGAAGAACTTAAAAAG ATTGGTGATCCTATTGAGGCAAGGTACAAAGAGTGGACCGAGAGAGGTTCCGCTGTTGACCAGCTGGTATACTGCATCAACAGTTTCAGAGAGGCTGCGTTGTCTAATGACCAAAAGTTTGAGCACATCGATATATCAGAGAAACAAAAG GTCATCAACGAGTGCTCTGAGGCAGAGAACTGGCTGAGAGAGAGAAAGCAACAGCAGGATGCTCTACCAAAGTTCGCTAACCCTGTGCTTCTTGTGTCAGATCTGAAGAAGAAAGCTGAAACACTTGACAG GTTCTGCAAACCGATCATGACAAAACCTAAGCCAGCTCCAAAGCCGCAGACTCCACCACCACAGACTCCGCCGCAGACTGAAACCCAAGCACAGGAGCCTCAAACACCAGAGCAGCAACAAAACGGTGCAGGTGCAACTGGCGAGCCCGCAAGTGAGGGAGGTGCGCAGGAGGCTTCTGGGGAGCAAATGGACACGGACAAGCCTGAGAATTTTGCTGAGGCCTCAGCATAG
- the LOC120667358 gene encoding uncharacterized protein LOC120667358, with protein sequence MAHSPSGSRAAAPSTEGGTFTDAGAEDIGDSKLSAFLFDVSQQVQVGLQNMLKMSSEIERCDGEIEEEVGRARDAVAEKGRALDDERERVQKAALAALDILSGGRGAI encoded by the exons ATGGCCCACTCGCCGTCGGgatcgcgcgcggcggcgccgtcgaccGAGGGCGGGACCTTCACCGACGCGGGGGCTGAGGACATCGGCGACTCGAAGCTCTCCGCGTTCCTCTTCG ACGTGTCGCAGCAGGTGCAGGTCGGTCTCCAGAACATGCTCAAGATGAGCAG CGAGATCGAGCGGTGCGACGGCGAGatcgaggaggaggtggggcgCGCCAGGGACGCCGTGGCGGAGAAGGGCCGGGCGCTCGACGACGAACGGGAGAGGGTCCAGaaggccgccctcgccgcgctcgACATCCtcagcggcggccgcggcgccatcTGA
- the LOC120668111 gene encoding uncharacterized protein LOC120668111: MPIHLNKLPHIRGESIPNLNEEPAHEEEQEDQVHLQVHIQGGQPIPNLHEEPTHEEEQEDQVHLQVHSQGGHPLPDLNEEPAHEQDEEDPVYLQVHLQGQPLPDLNEPTQDQGEINHCHEDMMEEDIAEGLNFDCPVVHDEFDFNFGVSDQQQELQQVISK, translated from the exons ATGCCAATACATCTAAACAAGCTACCACATATAAGAGGAGAGTCCATACCTAACTTGAATGAAGAACCAGCACATGAGGAAGAACAGGAAGATCAAGTTCATCTCCAGGTCCATATCCAAGGTGGTCAGCCCATACCTAACTTGCATGAAGAACCAACACATGAGGAAGAACAGGAAGATCAAGTTCATCTCCAGGTCCATAGCCAAGGTGGTCATCCCTTACCTGATCTAAATGAAGAACCAGCACATGAGCAAGATGAGGAAGATCCCGTTTACCTCCAGGTCCATCTCCAAGGTCAGCCCTTACCTGATCTAAATGAACCTACACAAGATCAAGGAGAAATCAATCATTGCCATGAAG ACATGATGGAGGAAGACATTGCTGAAGGGCTCAACTTTGACTGTCCGGTTGTAcatgacgaatttgatttcaacTTTGGAGTTTCTGATCAGCAACAAGAGCTACAACAAGTTATCAGTAAGTAG